One Paenibacillus sp. FSL H7-0737 DNA segment encodes these proteins:
- the rhaA gene encoding L-rhamnose isomerase, whose translation MDQSIITSYNEAKKLYAAHGIDVEKVLERLAQIKISIHCWQGDDVQGFLFKDKELSGGIAVTGSYPGRAGTPDQLRQDLEKALSLIPGKHKVNLHAIYADTDEKVDLDELEPRHFQSWVDWAKEQGLGLDFNPTCFSHPKAADGFTLSHSDDEIRNFWIKHCKASRTIAAHFGKELGQPCVTNFWVPDGYKDTPVDRLGPRVRLKESLDEIFSVEINPLYNIDAVESKLFGIGSESYVVGSHEFYMGYGLTRGKAICLDAGHFHPTEMISNKLSSILMFSEQLLLHVSRPVRWDSDHVVTMDDELLEIARELVRGDLLSRTNVGLDFFDGSINHIAAWVIGTRNTIKALLRAMLEPVEELKRIERLGDYTSRLALVEEFKSYPFGAVWDYYCASQDTPVREQWLAEVKRYEQEVLSAR comes from the coding sequence ATGGATCAGAGTATTATCACTAGCTATAATGAAGCCAAAAAATTATACGCAGCCCATGGGATTGATGTGGAGAAAGTGCTGGAGCGGCTCGCGCAAATTAAGATTTCCATCCATTGCTGGCAGGGCGATGATGTACAAGGGTTTCTTTTTAAAGATAAAGAACTAAGCGGGGGAATAGCAGTAACAGGAAGTTATCCCGGTCGAGCTGGCACGCCAGATCAATTGCGCCAAGATTTAGAAAAGGCACTATCCCTCATTCCAGGCAAGCATAAAGTAAATTTACATGCGATCTATGCAGATACAGATGAAAAAGTTGATTTAGATGAATTGGAGCCACGCCATTTCCAATCTTGGGTAGACTGGGCGAAGGAGCAGGGGCTGGGTCTTGATTTTAATCCTACTTGCTTCTCACATCCTAAAGCTGCAGACGGTTTTACGCTAAGTCACTCGGACGATGAGATTCGTAACTTCTGGATTAAGCATTGTAAGGCTTCTCGGACGATTGCCGCGCATTTTGGTAAAGAACTGGGTCAACCGTGCGTGACTAACTTTTGGGTACCAGACGGATATAAAGATACACCAGTTGATCGTTTAGGTCCAAGAGTGCGGTTAAAGGAGTCACTGGATGAGATTTTTAGTGTGGAAATAAATCCTCTTTATAATATTGATGCTGTAGAAAGTAAATTGTTCGGAATCGGTTCTGAGAGTTATGTGGTTGGTTCACATGAGTTCTATATGGGCTATGGTTTAACTCGCGGCAAAGCCATCTGTTTGGATGCCGGACATTTCCATCCTACTGAGATGATCTCAAATAAGCTATCTTCGATTCTTATGTTTAGTGAGCAGCTGCTGCTGCATGTAAGCAGACCCGTCCGTTGGGACAGTGACCACGTTGTAACTATGGATGACGAGCTGCTAGAAATCGCCCGTGAATTGGTACGTGGGGATTTACTCTCCCGAACGAATGTCGGACTTGATTTCTTTGATGGCAGTATTAATCATATCGCTGCTTGGGTGATTGGTACACGTAATACCATTAAGGCGTTACTTCGCGCAATGCTCGAACCGGTGGAAGAATTGAAGCGAATCGAGCGGCTTGGTGATTACACTTCACGACTAGCGTTGGTGGAAGAATTCAAATCGTATCCGTTTGGAGCCGTGTGGGATTATTATTGTGCATCGCAAGATACACCCGTTCGTGAGCAATGGCTGGCTGAAGTGAAGCGTTATGAGCAGGAAGTTCTGTCTGCAAGATAG